Genomic window (Cyprinus carpio isolate SPL01 chromosome B7, ASM1834038v1, whole genome shotgun sequence):
TTGGTGAGCATGaagcaacttttttcttttttttttttaaatcactggtCTATGTtgttctttggtaccttcaccacACCTTGTTGTCTTTGTCCCAAAGCCAACATATTTGTGCACACAGGAGAAGCTCTAACAAAACAATTCAACCTAATTGACATGAACTTGCTCTTAAACTTAATGGTAATGAATTTGTAGTATTCTAAATGAGCTTCTGTGTGCCAGAGGTTTGCTATTTGCATAAAACATGCCAAAATCATCTCCATATAAGGGctttcacacaacttttcctTCACAGCTTTACGTCACTCTCAGCAAACATGACACTTTCTTAAGACGTGTGCTCTTCAAAACCAGTTCATACACAATAAACACCTTTTAAACAGACCTTTCATCATCCAGTTGTCCGTGTGTATCTGCGTTGTTAGCTTAAGCTATTATGCAGCTTTTCTTGCTCTTTCACTTTAtatgttaaaaatgaataacatttaaatcTTCTTTTGATTAGGGGATGTGATTAGAGGATGTGATTTTGCTTATGTGTGGTTTCAGTTGCTCCTACTTTTTTCTGAAATTATGGTCAATTCATGGTAAATGTATGGCAAATCTTTCTAGCAAGTCATGATTTGTTAGTGAAAATGATTGTAAgctgattttatttcagatttcaaGAATAAAGATGTAGAGTTATTATATTTTCATGAGGAATCTCTTCTGAATGGTCAAATCTTTAATAATTATAAGCACAGTTATGtaaaaaacaactgaaatcatCATGGGCAATCAAATGGCCTAAAATAATGCCCAATATTTTAAGTGCAATTAGGCACTTCAAAGtaatgtctgtttgcattttaccAAATTTACTCCTACACAGGTGAACAAGACAAAACAGTCTGCACTTTTTACACTCAAGAGTTAAAAGATTACATAAggacttgcatttatttgaatgcatgaatGTGATACTGGCACGCTACCTCCCGTACAGCATTGCAGAACTCGCTCTGCAAAACCCTCTGCAGTGCCTGCAGCTTCTGGGGAGGCACTTCCCCTGTTCTCTGGAGTTTGTCCAGCAGCTCAATGGCACGAGATATGtctgaaaaaaagaacatatgCAAAACTGAGGGCAAGACCGAGGCTGTGGAGCGTGGACAGTCATTTGCATCATTCAATCTGAAGTTGTTGTCTTTGGCTAAGCATCTATGCCTAATAATCTTTACatggtcaaataaatatttcagcacGTAAATCATCTCTCTTTCAAACCAAATAAttgtttgttgtgatttttttttttttatgatgatgatgaaaaaattactactacttttattattatcaaatagaTCTACAGCTAAAAAGTAATACAGTTTGTTAATcaatctgaaatataaaataacttctaAACGAAAGACATTTTTGGTTTTCAGCTTCGGTTACACAAGTAACTTAGGTTTCttcattctgaaaatatttttaatcatatatgtGTACGTATCACTAAAGACACGAATATCAAAAGAGATGCAAAGATCTCTGATCATAAATCAGCGCTTTCGCTTTTGCTAACGTTACTCGACTAGCCAACGCACACTCTTCACAATTGAAAGCCCATAAACTGTCAGTTGGACTACAAATGAGATGCTGGCTGTCAGGATGTGACCGAAATACTGTTTCTGCTGGTTTAGTACAATCAAATACACTGATCTCTAATATTAACGCTATGCTGGAGTGGCCATGCTAACAGTGCACACAAAAGATCAATGCTCCTGACAGCTAAGTTAGCCTGGGGTTTTGCTCTCACTGAACGTAAACACGCCGCTTTAACGACAGAAAAAAAGattcatatttcacattttatacgCTTTCGTAGACGTCgtggcatttatttaatattacgaATGATGTGATACAGTGAGTGGCAGCTAGCTCGCTGTCGTCCACTAATCCATACTCATGAAGTGACAGCGGGATGCTAAGAGCAAAAAGCTTGATTTACACAAGCTTCCGAGCATTACATTCAACAGAAAGGGTTTCTGTGAGCGGCTTACCTCTTTCCAGACGCACAGGTTCTCCTAAAGAGGCCATTTTAGCCCTAGATATTGAGTTTGCGTTTGGCGAAAGCTCCAGACTCGCGACTCGGCTGCTGTGTTTGTTGCTGTTAGCTAGAGCTTAACCCCTTAAGCGCTGTGGCTAATGCAAAGAGATTAAAGGGCGAGTCAAGAGCACCATTCCTGCGCTGCTTCTGTGCAGACACTTTGCATACCATAACAAGCACAATTTTATTATGAGAAGCCCGaggaaatatcattttattttattatatatgtggaatatataatatatttaagcaTAAGGTACTAGAAGTCCtgctatattgtgaatatagttaCAAGGCATGACTACAGTGAAATTTctgtaatcattttatataagtttttactttataatattagttgcaaatattcatgtaaatactattttattaagaGAATTAATTTGGTGTATTCCCTTTCGGTAGAAGATACAGTCTCTAGTGAGCAGTGCCATTCAGAAAAATAATGATCTGGTTTTCTGGATAGGTTCTAGATTATGTGGTTTTATCGTTTATTCTATGTAACAAATGtacagataaaaagaaaatatttaatttttatgtttttaattattatttatttatttttaaattaacactaTTTTAAAGAGGATTAATTTACATATACGAGCCTCGGAATATGCAAAatcaaaatgctaaataaaatcgCACCATTTTTATGGCATTATCATTAGATGCTGTATTTTGCtctgttaggtttttttttttttactcttttgatGTTCTCATATTTTAACAAAGCCACAAAACAAACTGGACAAGCTTGCTAAAACAGTGATTGTAGGAGTTTAGTTGCTGGTATTGTAGAAAGGGAAACAGAATAGAATGGCCTACTTCTGTAGCAAATGGGACAGGGCCCTGCTGGGTCTTACCAAGGACTACTTAGAACCGGGGAAAATCTGAACCTCACAAAAATAACTCAGTCATGCAAGATGTTTCTCGGGTAAAATGCACCGGGAGAACATTGTATTGTCTATTTTACTTGCTGTATATGGTTGCATTTTGcagtaaaaaatttattttctttttataagcAATGGTTTTACTCTTTAAGCAACACTGATAGATGATGATAGTTTCTGTTGACTCAACACGATGGTGTTTGATTTGATTCAGATATGTGTTTGCTGAGAAAGATGCACCCATGATCATTTATTGGGACTTTCTGCTTGAGCATCCTTTCTTTATTGCCCTGTCCATGTACTTATGATGCAGTGAGATACTTACCATAAACAGATGAAACTCCGTGTCCTCCCTTATCTGTGGCAGTGTATCAGTGTCACACAGTTTCTGTTCTGTTGTCTGATAACAGCCTTTGAAGGAAAGCGGGCTTGTGTATAggtctgtgtctgtgttcagGTGTATCAGATATCACGTAGAGTGCATTGGAGTGTTGACGCCATTGATCTATCTTTCAGACAAAAGAAAATCCTAATCTCTCAGTGCTAGTGATGATGACCTGTACCCTCTGAGTGGACAACATTATGTGAGGGATTGGTTTCCATAGAATTTACATGCCAAGTGTACAATAGGTCTTACCTGAGAACTGTTTGTTCTTCTGTGGAAGAGAACTGAATCTACATTGTATAGATGTGTTCATCTGCATTTGAGAAATTCTTCAAACTAGCTTTTGATCCTCTCGATTATACTGATCTTTATGTATGGTGAGAGAATATGAGGTACTTCAGTGGATCTCTTTCCcttttgaaatcatttaaatgtagGATCCAATGTATGTTCGCTGTGAGAGAAGAGGTTCTCTCCAAAGCTTGTGCCATATTTAGACCTGCAAAGGGAGAGCTCAAACTTTATTGacattggttttgtttttcagttgcctatagtaattttatttcttcaaatatttcaatttaatattgCAAACAACTTCACAACatacaaaatgaattatattaatcCAGAACACATGTCAatgaataaattttatatatattttatatatattttttttttcatcttgtggggataaaaaaataaacagcaaagcTTTGACAACAGCACCTTGACATAGTATGTATTTCCAACATTACCTTGAGAAGTTGAGGATAGTAAACAGACAGAGTACTGAGAGGAGGAAATCCTGTTACGGTTGAGAATGTAAACGGAATGTTTGGTCGGAAATCGTTTCCTTGTTTTCCCAAAGTGGACAGTTTCTCAATTCACAATTGAAGCAgcatgcaagtttttttttctttctttctttttttttcccttgaatgTAATTCTTCCTCACCCCCTCCTCTCCTCATCTCTCAAAATCTTGGCAACGTAAAAAACACAATGTCTCGAGGAATGTGATATAGTAATTTGAACTGGGCGCGAATGACTGATCagatctttttttaattgtttacaagATCATGAATATGTTCAATAAATAGACTGTAGTATCACTTTTACTGTATAAACTTCATCTTTTTTACATGCAGTCCATAAAATTTTCATCTGACGGAATAATTTACCCTGTTATGTATTTACacaaatagatatttttattttatgtctcttTTTTAGAACTCTCAATAAAATCTATACATTGTGTACACTATCTGCCCCTCTTAATGGTCAATGTGCATACACACGAAGTGTCTATCCGTATAAACCGCCAGCCGATCTTCCTTTTGCTATCCATGGTAAGGGCTCGCACGTAAGACTGGGTTGTCCGGCATTGCGAGTTATAGTGCCGCTTGTCTATTCCTCGGCAGCCCTCCTTTGTGTACCCTAAGGGGTTGCATTTGGTCTCGTAAAAGTATTGCTTCAGCTGACCGTTAGTCACGGGGACCTTCTCCAGGACGGTGACCGTCTGGCCCGACATGTCTATGGCCGTCTTTTTGTCCAGAGCCGTCACCCACTGGCTAATACTGTCACAAACGCTGAGCTCCCCTCGCCGCGCGGGGTCTGAGTGCCGCCGCACGCGCATCGACATGTTGGCGGCATCCAGGTAGTTTTTGTATTCCTCCAAGAGAAAGAGTAACGGCGGCTCCAAAGGCACTTGGTTGCTGATCATCACCCGTGAGGCGTACATGTCAACATCCTTCGAGTCAGCCATGGCTGCTGGACCGCCCCCTCCTTGGCCCTGGTCGGCCCCGGGCCCCAGTTGCTGCGTCGCCTCTCCTTCCACCTCAAGCAACTCCTCAATCACCTGCTCGAAAGTGTCCGTGAGCGAGGGCAGCCCGCCCCCACTCTGTGGAGTCCCGTGGCCTCGGCTGCCTGAGGTGATGGCAGCGGCGGCGGCGGCAGCGGCGCCCAGGTAGCCCTCGGCTCGGTGGCCCCCCTGCACGCCCGGGATCTCTCTCATGGGCGCAGCTCTCATGCAACTGAAGTATGAAATAACCATAGTAACGAACAGGATGGTCATCACTCTTCTAACCTGTTGGAACTGGAGACAGCAAAAGGGGAAAGATGAGAGGGATGGGGGGAGTGAGGAAAGGGGAGGGAGGAagagaaaacacaacataaagcAACCATTTTCTTTCACCATACTGCAATAAACATTATGTTAAACACCTTTATTAACGGCCATTTGTTATTGTGCCCAGTGAAGCTTCACAAATCATTTCCATAATGCATACAAAGTACGACACAAACAAAACGTGCCAACTTGTTAtttctttgtttcattttcagttaCCGGCCCGTGGGAGCGCAACTAACACTCCGCGCTTTCTCCGTCCCTGCACACACACCTGCACGTTTCTGCCCCCCTTCCCCACTAGCAAATACAGCGGGCTAAATTCAGAGACCCTGGAGTATCATTAAGAGGACACGAGAGAACTGCACCCactctcctccgtctctctcttcCCCTTCCCTTCCTCCTTCTCCCTTGCCTCCTCTGTTCCCTTAGAGGTGTGTGAACTGCTTGTGTGAGTATCAGACAGAACAGCTATAGGTGACaagtcaaaaaatgaaaaaacagttTCTATCATCTAAAATCGAAAGGTTTTTCATGAGCAATTCAATATTGAATTCactctattttacattttgatatatagtGCAATAATACATCATTTTTACTAcgaaaatcataaaatgtttcttttttaatatctaaatttTTTGAGTTACAGATTAACTTTATAAACTTCCCAAATGTAGAACAACATCTAAACTTCTCTGGAATCAGCTGAGCAGGATTCATTTGGAAGAAAAAACCCTCACAGTAAGGTGATGAGAGAGTTAAAAACTGAAGAAGACAGAGAGATAAGGAAAGACACAGTAAGAATGCAGAGAACGAACTGAAATGGAGTGATTAAAGAGAGATACACAGAGGAGGAGAAATGCAGAAAGaccagtcattcattcattcgctCATTCATACCTACACACAAACTGACTACGAAAAcgcaactaaatgaaaattccAGGAAACCGTGAACCAATTTGATTCCTCCTCTCTCCCTTCCTCTCTGCAGCTTTCTCTTACCTCTCTGAAGTCCCTCTATGAGTCACTGCGATTCATTGCATCCAACGGCATCCCAGTGCATACGAACAGACAGGGGAACATGcatacacaacaacaaaaaatacccaTTACTCTCACTTTTCTAAGGAGAAGGAGAAGGGGAGAGGTAGGGGTGGGGAAAGGGGGGCCGAGGGGGgagtgcatttaaaaatatccAGCACCGCAGCAAGGCTTCGCAAGTTCTCTGTGTGCTGTCCTCTCGATGCCCCACGCAGCCTCAGGAAGAGGCAGAGGGAGGATCTGCTCCCAGAGCAGAAGGCAGTACGGGCCGGTAGAAGAGAAGGAGGGACACGCCCTGTCTAAAAGGCATTTGTTTCATTCTTAATTGGTGTCTGGGGCCACGGCTGCGATTTGCTAGCGCAGCGATGACTGCCATGGAGATGTGCCTTCTATAAATAGGCCGGCTGGGAGTCCCAGTCTCGATTCAGAATATCACAGCCCTCTACTTAATGAGCTCAAAGTCCCCTCGCTCAGTGACGTCGCAGTCCacgaggggtgtgtgtgtgagagagcgtgtgAGCACCaacgtacgtgtgtgtgtgtgtgtgttcggctAGGGAGATGAGGTGGGAGCATCTTTAATCTCTCCTCTCAAATGGTCAAAAACAAGCATGGAAAAACCCAGAGCTGAGGATACAGCTGTGGAGGACAGATCAATCTTAATCAAATCAGGCAGCGTGCAAAATGTGTGTACAAGCTGCTTCTGCAGGCATGAAAAGATACTTCAGTCTGTCAGCTTTCCCCGTAATGGAAAAAGCTTCTTACATTGTCAGCAATTACCTCTGCTGAATATAGCGAGGAATTTAAAGTGCCTGCCTGAGGATTATTCAATGATTCTCTCTTATTTCATTCCTCCAGATGTGTCGTGCCTGTGAGGACGGAGGAATAAATGTCAGCGTTCCTGCTCTCAAGACAACCTTAATGCGGGTTTACGCACACACAGAGCAGCACAGCCCAGTAACGCCCCAGTTTCAGGATGATCCCAATTAGCAAACATCTGTCGTCTCCTTAATGAGagaagtatttatatatattgcagAGGCTTCTGAATGAAATACCAGCATCAGTCATGCTGACACCTAAATCCCTTCTGTTGCCCTACCTGACAGCAGGTGGAGTACCAATGCCATCTCTCATCCAAATCCTACCGGTAATACATAACCTTAAATATATTACAGAGCTACACTGCTTTGAGGTGTCATGTAAAAAGGCGAAGGTCAGTTGACTAAAGCACCGACTAAATTGTATCTTTCCCTCCTAATTAGACTAGAGCACCGGTGTAGTTGTGTGGCAGGGGGTGGAGGCCGAGAGCACAACATCCCTGATGACGTCTCTCTTTGGTCTCAAAGGGCGGTGGGGCTAGAAGGAGTGGTGCTAGGGGGCAGTGCCACTCATCAGCTCACAATTGCTTTCCATTTTCCTCTGGGGTCCCTTTTCACCAGGAAcaacaaacaattttatttctaactCTGCTATTTCCTGTTTCCATCAAGAGAATCAGTATGGATTATGGTCTCAATCAACTTCCTGTTAAACGGTAATCTAGACGATGAATCACTTTATTGCTCTGGGACTGAGTTGGCAATAACTGAGACCTTCTGTCTCATTCAAAGCAGCGAGGGAAGACAAGATTACCTTGACGGACATGTTTGTTCTGCTTTTAATATGCGTGCGTTTGTGCTGCGCGTGATAATGCGATATCACTATCCTGTCATCGTACGGTATGATGTGCAAACATGAGTTGTGTTTGTGTACACAAGCAGTACAGGTGTTTTAGATGGGTCACAGAACGTGAGTGGCAATGCGGTTGTAGCCGCCACAAAAAAAGAATCTAGTCACggtttcaggtgtgtttaaatgtCCTAAATAAAAAAGATGACTTTCATGGTTAATGCCGAAATAATCGGTTCAACTGTTAGGTAAACAAAGCTGCTAATTCATGCTTTTTGTGTCCCATTTGTTAGGCCTTTGAAGCCAGATTCATTATGAGGTATTGAATATAAAACAAACCAGGTTTCCATCAATCAAACCTCTCACATGACAAACCATCCAGCCTTCAGTGATCTTTCAAGCGCTCTATCTACAAAGTAAGGTACAGAGTGCTTGATGAAATACTTCATCCACACAGCTGTATTTGATCCATATGGTCGGGGCTTGGTAGAAGCACGTTCAAACGACTTtcactctaaaacatgattgtaCTTTAATTGGGCATGAGTGGCAGCTCTATGGTTTTGGCAAAAAGACCACATGCACCTGCTCAATTGTTTAGAAAGGGGCAGGTAGGGCAGGATAGATTGGTCTGCATGATCTTGATTCCCCCACAACTGCTTTTGCTTAAATCTCCATGTCATAGGGGATTAAGAAACAAAACCACTCATGACAGATGTATAAGACTTTTTTCAACTTAAAAGAATTGTGGTAACAGACACTAGTCTTAGCACTttgaggaaaaaatgaaaaaggtattcACTCCTTAATGACAAAGATATTTAACAATGcatgattaaatatttgaaaagagaaaaaaatggtgaaaatgcTTGTAGCCTGAGAAAAGATTTTAGATTTCTTTGGTGTACTTGTCTCAATGACAAGAACACTGTAGCGTGCATCACCTAAGCTCACACAGGTGTCTCAGCTGTTAATTATTATTCTGACTTTGAGAGCACATTAAAATGTGCAATCCATAATAGTTACAATATGGCATTAGTGGTAAGACAGCAAGAGACAACTCCAAAATAACACTCTCTATTCATCTAAGGTGAAACCTATGTTTTCAAATGCAAGGTTTTTGGTGCTTGTTTAAGAAGTTCAAGACCTCCATCTTGTCTAACCCaaactgtataaataatgttaaagaTGTGATGTACAAGAGCAACAAGAGTGATGAACACCCAGAAATGCTTGATTTAGCTCTAGTTAATGCAAAAATCTACATTATATTCAATGAAACTGCACATTTTGAGAAAGATAAACTGATGCAAATTCTCAAAATTACAGCAATTTGTATCAGTATAttgctgaaaacaaaacaaaagagaaaacataaaacactacTAAACGAGACACTAAAACTATTTAGATTAAGACATGCTGTGGTTCACACATTGATGGGGGTGTTAGGCCTTATTTAAACGTAATTGTCCCAAGTATATATGGGTTTCAGTCACTGATCTATCAGTGGTTTCAGTAGGGTTTCATCAAAACCATTAATAAAAGTTCGATTCTATAACAGATGTCGGAGGTAAC
Coding sequences:
- the LOC109102309 gene encoding brain-derived neurotrophic factor isoform X2; its protein translation is MTILFVTMVISYFSCMRAAPMREIPGVQGGHRAEGYLGAAAAAAAAITSGSRGHGTPQSGGGLPSLTDTFEQVIEELLEVEGEATQQLGPGADQGQGGGGPAAMADSKDVDMYASRVMISNQVPLEPPLLFLLEEYKNYLDAANMSMRVRRHSDPARRGELSVCDSISQWVTALDKKTAIDMSGQTVTVLEKVPVTNGQLKQYFYETKCNPLGYTKEGCRGIDKRHYNSQCRTTQSYVRALTMDSKRKIGWRFIRIDTSCVCTLTIKRGR
- the LOC109102309 gene encoding brain-derived neurotrophic factor isoform X1 codes for the protein MFQQVRRVMTILFVTMVISYFSCMRAAPMREIPGVQGGHRAEGYLGAAAAAAAAITSGSRGHGTPQSGGGLPSLTDTFEQVIEELLEVEGEATQQLGPGADQGQGGGGPAAMADSKDVDMYASRVMISNQVPLEPPLLFLLEEYKNYLDAANMSMRVRRHSDPARRGELSVCDSISQWVTALDKKTAIDMSGQTVTVLEKVPVTNGQLKQYFYETKCNPLGYTKEGCRGIDKRHYNSQCRTTQSYVRALTMDSKRKIGWRFIRIDTSCVCTLTIKRGR